TCTTTCAATAGAAACTCTTTTTATCTCATTTTTGCACTCTTCTATCTCTTGTTTTGTTTCCTCTAATATCAATAATTTTTTTTCTCCCGCTATTCTTATTCCCCTTAATATCCTTAATGGATCCTCTTCTATTCTTTTTTTCCCATTTCCAACAAATCTTAAAACTCTATTTTTTATATCATCTATTTCTACTTGTGATAAATAAATCAGATTACTCCCATTATAAGCTATAGCATTAACCGTAAAATCTCTTCTCTTTAAATCCTCATAGATATCATTAATAAATTCTACTTCAGCTATATTTCTAAAAGATGTAAATGTCACATCTCTTCTTAACTTTGCAATCTCATAACTTTTACCCTTATAAACTATTTGAATTATTCCAAAAGCTTTTCCAATCTCTTTTGGTGAATAATCTTTAAAAATATCTTTTAATTTTGAATAATCTATATCTGTACAAAAATCACAATCTTTAGGAATTAAGCCTAGTAAATAATCTCTTACATAACCTCCTACAATATATCCCTTACCATTAGCATTTAAGATATTTAAAATATCTTTTATATCTTTTGTTAATTTTATTCTATCCATAGTACCTCTACTTTATAATTATAGGTATTTTTCTATCCTCATACGGATTTACCATTGCATAAATTTTACTTGCCACTTCATTTTGTTCTAATAAATCTAAGGAATCTTTCTCTAAATATTTTTGTATATTTTTTAATGAAGTCAAAACTTCTACTTCTTCATCTTTTAATTTTTTTAAATAATTTTGTCCCTCTTTAGTAAATCCTAAAACTCTTATATAAGGAATTTTTTCTTTTACTTTTTCTATTTGCTTTTTTTCTATTCCTAAAAGTATGTGAATTAAAATTCTCTGAACTCTTCCTTGAGTATATCTTTTACTTTTTATTTTTTCAAAAAAACTTTCAAATTCCTTACAAGAAAAAGCAGCCTCATATATTCTATTTTCATATCCCTGTTCAATATCTTGAATTCTTTCTAGTTTTTCTTTTTCTAAAAGTATTCTATGTCTTATAAAAGGATAAAAATCTTGTAATTTTGCAAAGCTATTTTTTTCTAAACTCTCTTTTAATATTTCATATGTTGTATCTGGTACAACATCTTTTATCTCTTCTCCAGATTGAATTTTTTTTCTAATACCAGTGGCACTAGCAATTCCATCTTTTATCTCTTCTGAATAATATCCACTTTTTTCTCTCTTTATAGCAATTGGTTCTATTTTACTTTTCCAAAATTTTAAAGCCTTAATATACTCAACACCTAAAATATCATTAGAATCTAACTCATCTGTTTTATCTAATATCTTTAAAGTATTTGAATAAGCTGTTGGATAAGAATGTCCCTCTTTCAATTGTTTTTTTAGTTCTACTTTAAACTCCTCTTGTTCTTCTAAATCTCCTCTTTCGATTAGTTTTTTTACATCCCCAGTTTCAGACCCAAAAACTAGTTTTTCTATATTCATTAAATTTAATATTCCTATTGCTCCTCTAGCAAATATTTCTGCACTTTGTGTTGAATAGAATATCGGCAACTCCACCACTATATCAACACCATTTTTTAAAGCTAACTCCGCTCTTGTCCATCTATCTATAAAAGCTGGTTCTCCTCTTTGAACATAATCTCCACTCATAACTGCAACTACAACATCACCGTGCTCTTTAGCCTTTATACAATGATATTTATGTCCATTATGAAAGGGATTATATTCTACAACTATTCCTACTGATTTTTTCATATAAACACCTCATACTCTATTTATTACATTATAATTCATTTAAATAATTTATCCGAGAAAAATTTACATTTTTTCAAATATAGTTTATAATATGGATTATCTAAATTTTTATTAGGCGGTGATTACATGCTTTTAGCTGTAGATATTGGAAATACTCATATTGTTACTGGTTTACTTAATCCAAAAGGAGAGGTTCTACTTAGCTTTAGAGTATCTTCAAATGAAAAATTAACTGAGGATGAATACTTTTCATACTTGAAAAATATATGTGATTTTAATGGTGTTGAAATTAAAGAATTAAATGGAATTGTTATTTCATCTGTCGTTCCAAATTTAATTGGAATATTTCAATTTCTAGGAAGAAAATACTTTAAAATTGAACCTATGATTATAGATTTAAATTTAAAACTTCCATTTTCTTTTGCTGAAAATCTTCAAATAAATGGTTTTGGTGCTGATAGAATTATTGATATTGCCCAAGCTATAATTGATTATCCAAAGAAAAATCTTGTTATATTCGATCTTGGAACTGCAACTACATATGAGGTTTTAAAAGATGGAGTTTATATTGGAGGTGGAATTTTACCTGGAATAGAGATGTCTATTAATGCTTTATTTGGAAATACTGCTAAACTTCCTAAAGTTAAATTTAGTACTCCAGAAAGTGTTCTTGGTAGAAATACTGCTGAACAAATTCAAGCTGGAATTTTCTACGGTTATGCTGGGCAATTAAAAAATATCATACATGAAATAAAAAAAATTGTTCCTGATCCATATATTATAGCTACAGGAGGTCTAGGAAAAATTCTTTTTGCAGAGATTCAAGAAATCGATGAATATTGTCCTGAATTAAGTCTTAGAGGTTTATATACTCTTTATCAAATGAATAAATAATATTAACTAATGGGGGGATTTATGAAAAATATTATTTTTATTTTCATTATTTTATTTCAATCTATTTTTTCTAAAGAGATTTTAATAAGTGGTGCAGCGTCTTTAAAAGAGTATTTAGAAAAAAATATTCAAGAATACAAAGCTATAGATCCTGAATTGACTATCTCTTTAAATTTAGGAGGTTCTGGAACTTTAAAAAGACAACTAGAACAGGGTGGAGATGTTGATGTTATTTTTCTTGCTAACAGAGATTATATGATTGATTTAAAAAATAATAATTATATATTCAATGAAGAAGTTATTTTAGAAAACTCTTTAGTTTTAATAAAAAATAACAACACATCTTCTAATAACGGTGTTTTAGCTATTGGTGACCCTATGTATGTTCCTGCTGGCCAATATGCAACTGAAGTTTTAAATAACCTTCCATTAAAAGATTACTCTTTAGTGCACGGAAAAGATGTTAGAAGTGTACTTTCTTATGTTGAATTAGGAGAAGCCGATTTTGGTATAGTTTATTTAACAGATGCAAAGTTGTTAAAAAATTCTAAAGTTATTGAAGTTTTTCCAACAAATCTTCATAAACCAATTGAATATTCAATTGGTATTTCAAAAACAACTAAAAATAAAGAGGATGCTGAGAAATTTTTAAAATTTTTAAGAGGAAAAGGTTGGGAATGATTACACCTCTTAAATTGTCTTTAAGTATTGTTTTTTTATCTCTAACATTTAATTTACTTTTTAGTATTATACTTTATTTTTCCTTTAATAATAAAAATAATCTAAAAAAAATAATAGAATTTATAGTTACTTTACCTATTTTTTTACCTCCTTCTGTTATTGGATATATGTTGATTATTTTTTTAGGAAAAAATAGTTTTATTGGAAAAGTTTTTTATAACCTTTTTAGCTTTAGATTTATATTTTCTTTTGAAGGAGCGGCTATTGCTGCAATAATAGTTTCTCTGCCTATAATATACCAAGGCGTTAAAGTTGGGTTTGATACTATTGATAAAGCTTATATAGAAACAGCGCAATGCCTCGGGGTCTCTAAATTAAATATGATTAAGTATGTTTACCTTCCATTAAGTTATCGAAAAGTTTTTTCTGGAGTTATTCTAGGAATTGGGCGAGCTTTTGGAGAATTTGGAGCAACTATTTTAATTGCTGGAAATATTCCTGGAAGAACTCAAACTTTACCATTAGCTTTATACTCTGCTATTGAGTCTGGAAATTATTCCTCAGCTAATGAAGTTTTAATAATTTTATTATTTTTTAGTGGTTTATTCTTAATATTATATATTTTACTTACAAAAAAAGAGAGCTAAACTTAGCTCTCTTTTCAACATTATACAGTTGTAATCTCTTTTTCTTTTAAAGCAAGAAGTTGATCAATTGTTTTAATTGTTGCATCTGTTAACTTTTGAACATCATCTTCAAATCTCTTTAAATCGTCCTCAGTTATTTCTCCTTCTTTCTCTAACTTTCTTAAGTTATTGTTCATATCTTTTCTGATATTTCTAACTGCAACTTTTCCATTTTCTGCTTCAGTCTTAGCAAATTTTACATACTCTTTTCTTCTATCAGCAGTTAACTCAGGTATCATTAATCTAATAACTTTTCCATCGTTGTTTGGAGTTAATCCTAAATTTGAAGTCATTATAGACTTTTCAATTGTAGGTATAACTGATTTATCCCAAGGATCGATTACTAATAATCTAGCTTCTGGAGCTGATACAGTTCCAACTTGATTTAATGGCATTAATGATCCATATTGCTCTATTTTTATTCCATCTAACATTGAAACGTTAGCTCTACCTGCTCTTATTGATGCAAATTTATGCTTTGTAGATTCGATAGCTTTATTCATTTTATCTTTACAATCATTCATTATTACTTGTGCGCTCATTTTACCCTCCTAAAATTATCCGTTTATTACTGTTGTTCCTATTTTTTCACCAAGAACTACTCTTTTTATATTTCCCTCTGTTAATGAATCAAATACAACTATTGGTAACTTATTTTCTCTACATAAAGAGATTGCAGTTGCATCCATAACTTTTAAATCTTTATTTAAAACCTCTGTATAAGTAACATCTGTATATTTTTTTGCATCAGCAAACTTTACAGGATCCTTATCATAGATTCCATCAACTTTAGTTGCTTTTATTACAACATCTGCGTTAATCTCTATCGCTCTAAGTGCTGCTGCTGTATCAGTTGTGAAATAAGGGTTACCTGTTCCACCACCAAATATTACAACTCTACCCTTCTCTAAATGTCTTTGGGCCTTTCTCTTTATAAAAGGTTCAGCTACCTTTGGAATTTCGATTGCAGTTTGTACTCTTGTAGGTACTCCTAATAATTCAATTGCGTTTTGAAGAGCCAGTGAGTTTATAACTGTTGCTAACATACCCATGTGATCTCCAGTTACTCTGTCTATTCCTTGTTCAGTTCCAGATAATCCTCTAAATATATTACCACCACCGATAACTATTCCTACTTCTACTCCTAAGTCTGCTATCTCTTTTATTTGTTTAGCATATGAAGTTATTGTCTCTGAAGAGATTCCAAATTCTTGGTCTCCCATTAAAGCTTCTCCACTTAATTTTAATAGAATTCTATTATAAATTGGCTTCATCTCAAAACTCTCCTCTATTATCATATTTAGCTTAAAAAAAGGGGGTGCTAAGTCGCACCCCTATACTTTGTTGTATTACGCGTTAAGTTGAGCTGCAACCTCTGCTGCGAAATCTACTTCTTCTTTTTCGATTCCTTCTCCAACTTTGTATCTAGCGAAAGAAACTACTTTAATATCTCCTGCGTACTCTGCAACTGTCTCTTTATTTTCAGCTTTTACGAAAATTTGGTCAACTAAACAGCTCTCCTCATAGAACTTGTTCATTTTTCCAACTAAAATCTTTTCGATAATTTGAGCAGGTTTTCCTTCAGCTTCTAATTGCTTTCTAGAAATCTCTCTCTCTCTATCTAAATCATCTGTTGTTACAACTGATCTGTCAACATATTTAGGATCCATAGCTGCTACGTGCATTGCGATATCCTTAGCTTTAGTAATGTTAGCTTCTGTTGCCTCTCCAGTCATCTCAACGATAACTCCTAATTTTCCTCCTAAGTGGTTGTAAGTAGTTACAAACCCTTCAGTAGTTACTTTTTCAAATCTTCTTAGAGACATGTTCTCTCCGATTTTTGCGATTAAGTTAGTTATAGTTGTTTCAACTGTAACTCCATCAATCTCAGCAGCTTTTAAATCTTCAACAGTTTTGATCTCTGGTCTTAAAGCGATCTCTACCATTTTTGCTCCTAAAGCTTTGAACTCATCGTTTTTAGCAACGAAGTCTGTCTCAGAGTTGAACTCTAATACTACTGCTGTTTTGTTATCAGCAGAAACACCGTCAAATATTAATCCCTCTGCAGCTGTTCTTCCTGATTTCTTAGCAGCTTTAGCAATTCCTTTCTCTCTTAGTAAGTCTATCGCTTTTTCGATATCTCCGTTTGTTTCTCCTAATGCTTTTTTACAATCCATCATTCCAGCACCAGTTCTATCTCTTAGTTCTTTTACTAATTTTGCTGTAATCTCTGCCATTTTTTCCTCCTAAATTTTTAGAATTTTTACATATCTATATAGTACAAGGAATTGAGGGCATAG
The sequence above is drawn from the Cetobacterium somerae ATCC BAA-474 genome and encodes:
- a CDS encoding nucleotidyltransferase; the encoded protein is MKKSVGIVVEYNPFHNGHKYHCIKAKEHGDVVVAVMSGDYVQRGEPAFIDRWTRAELALKNGVDIVVELPIFYSTQSAEIFARGAIGILNLMNIEKLVFGSETGDVKKLIERGDLEEQEEFKVELKKQLKEGHSYPTAYSNTLKILDKTDELDSNDILGVEYIKALKFWKSKIEPIAIKREKSGYYSEEIKDGIASATGIRKKIQSGEEIKDVVPDTTYEILKESLEKNSFAKLQDFYPFIRHRILLEKEKLERIQDIEQGYENRIYEAAFSCKEFESFFEKIKSKRYTQGRVQRILIHILLGIEKKQIEKVKEKIPYIRVLGFTKEGQNYLKKLKDEEVEVLTSLKNIQKYLEKDSLDLLEQNEVASKIYAMVNPYEDRKIPIIIK
- the modA gene encoding molybdate ABC transporter substrate-binding protein, whose translation is MKNIIFIFIILFQSIFSKEILISGAASLKEYLEKNIQEYKAIDPELTISLNLGGSGTLKRQLEQGGDVDVIFLANRDYMIDLKNNNYIFNEEVILENSLVLIKNNNTSSNNGVLAIGDPMYVPAGQYATEVLNNLPLKDYSLVHGKDVRSVLSYVELGEADFGIVYLTDAKLLKNSKVIEVFPTNLHKPIEYSIGISKTTKNKEDAEKFLKFLRGKGWE
- the pyrH gene encoding UMP kinase, whose translation is MKPIYNRILLKLSGEALMGDQEFGISSETITSYAKQIKEIADLGVEVGIVIGGGNIFRGLSGTEQGIDRVTGDHMGMLATVINSLALQNAIELLGVPTRVQTAIEIPKVAEPFIKRKAQRHLEKGRVVIFGGGTGNPYFTTDTAAALRAIEINADVVIKATKVDGIYDKDPVKFADAKKYTDVTYTEVLNKDLKVMDATAISLCRENKLPIVVFDSLTEGNIKRVVLGEKIGTTVING
- a CDS encoding molybdate ABC transporter permease subunit, with the protein product MITPLKLSLSIVFLSLTFNLLFSIILYFSFNNKNNLKKIIEFIVTLPIFLPPSVIGYMLIIFLGKNSFIGKVFYNLFSFRFIFSFEGAAIAAIIVSLPIIYQGVKVGFDTIDKAYIETAQCLGVSKLNMIKYVYLPLSYRKVFSGVILGIGRAFGEFGATILIAGNIPGRTQTLPLALYSAIESGNYSSANEVLIILLFFSGLFLILYILLTKKES
- the frr gene encoding ribosome recycling factor produces the protein MSAQVIMNDCKDKMNKAIESTKHKFASIRAGRANVSMLDGIKIEQYGSLMPLNQVGTVSAPEARLLVIDPWDKSVIPTIEKSIMTSNLGLTPNNDGKVIRLMIPELTADRRKEYVKFAKTEAENGKVAVRNIRKDMNNNLRKLEKEGEITEDDLKRFEDDVQKLTDATIKTIDQLLALKEKEITTV
- the tsf gene encoding translation elongation factor Ts, with the translated sequence MAEITAKLVKELRDRTGAGMMDCKKALGETNGDIEKAIDLLREKGIAKAAKKSGRTAAEGLIFDGVSADNKTAVVLEFNSETDFVAKNDEFKALGAKMVEIALRPEIKTVEDLKAAEIDGVTVETTITNLIAKIGENMSLRRFEKVTTEGFVTTYNHLGGKLGVIVEMTGEATEANITKAKDIAMHVAAMDPKYVDRSVVTTDDLDREREISRKQLEAEGKPAQIIEKILVGKMNKFYEESCLVDQIFVKAENKETVAEYAGDIKVVSFARYKVGEGIEKEEVDFAAEVAAQLNA
- a CDS encoding type III pantothenate kinase, with product MLLAVDIGNTHIVTGLLNPKGEVLLSFRVSSNEKLTEDEYFSYLKNICDFNGVEIKELNGIVISSVVPNLIGIFQFLGRKYFKIEPMIIDLNLKLPFSFAENLQINGFGADRIIDIAQAIIDYPKKNLVIFDLGTATTYEVLKDGVYIGGGILPGIEMSINALFGNTAKLPKVKFSTPESVLGRNTAEQIQAGIFYGYAGQLKNIIHEIKKIVPDPYIIATGGLGKILFAEIQEIDEYCPELSLRGLYTLYQMNK
- a CDS encoding CCA tRNA nucleotidyltransferase, with amino-acid sequence MDRIKLTKDIKDILNILNANGKGYIVGGYVRDYLLGLIPKDCDFCTDIDYSKLKDIFKDYSPKEIGKAFGIIQIVYKGKSYEIAKLRRDVTFTSFRNIAEVEFINDIYEDLKRRDFTVNAIAYNGSNLIYLSQVEIDDIKNRVLRFVGNGKKRIEEDPLRILRGIRIAGEKKLLILEETKQEIEECKNEIKRVSIERVQDEFFKMLKGENSSNSFKSLYDLGVFEELFPKTYKNIKLNEISEDLDKIDSLFLLEESLVLKLVVIFNKSKDELNYLKLDNKSKKS